The window CTCGCCAAGCCTGTTCAGCATCCACGGCAACTCGTTTAACGTTAAGTCGCTCCCAATGAAGTCGATTACGTAGTCGAACTTCCTTGTGCTTGCCTTCTCTGAGAGATCCCTTGCGTACTCTCCTTTCGTCACTATAATTTCGTCGGCCCCTAGTTCCTTCATCTTCGATAGTTTAGCCAAGTTCCTCCCAACCACGGTTACCTCTGCTCCAAAGCTCTTCAGTATCTGAAGGGCAAGTAAGCTCACGGCCCCTGTGCCCAAGATAGCCACCTTCTCTCCGCTTCCTATGCCCTCCGAGGCGTGATATGCCGTAATACCGGCGTCAGCTAATGGGGCCAAGTTGACGGGGTTTCCCTCTACCTTAACCAGGTTGTCCTCGTCTGGGACCTTGACGTACTCCGCAAAGCCCCCATCTTCGTGAACTCCGAGGACTTTTACCTTTTCGCAGTACTGGTAGTAGCCGGCCCTGCAGTACTTACATGTGTTGCAACCAAACGCGTTATAGACAAGCACCTTATCTCCCCTCTTTACCTTTTTTCCTCCAGCCACTACCTCCCCCACGATCTCGTGGCCTAGGATCCTCCCCTCCTTAACGTATATATCACCTTCCCATTCCCCCATTATTACGTGTACGTCACCATGGCAAAGGCCTGTTGCAAGCACTTTTAGTAGAACTCCTCCATCTGGCTTTGGATTTTCCACTTCCTTTATCGTGAGGGGCTTTCCCACACCGCTAAATACCGACGCCTTCATTTTCGGTCACGCTACCAACCTGCCTTGAGGTAAGCGTCTAGTTCCCAAGGGGTTATGTAAGCGTTGTAGCTTTCTATCTCCCTCTTTTTGAGCTCCACGAATGACGACACAATCTCGTTGCCCAGTGAGTACTTTAGGTAGTTATCCCTCTCCAACTTATTCAACGCGTCGTTTATGTCCTTAGGTAGTTCAGCTGTGACCGAGTTAACGTCAACGTCCAGGTTCCTCTCTATTCCGTCGATGCCAGCGAATATTATAGAGGACAACAACAAATACGAGTTGGCCAAGGGATCGGCTAGCCTGAACTCCAAGAGGCCAGTGTCCTTGAAGTTGCTCGGTACCCTTATTATGAAGTGCCTTTCAGTGCCTATGCCAGCTAAGTTAGGCGTTATTAGCTCCCTAAACCTCTTGTACGAGTTTATGGTTGGAGCAGCAAAGCTGATTATTGCGCCCAAGTGCTCTAGTACTCCGCCAATGAAGTTGTAGACTACCTTGTTGAGTCCAATGCCCTTGTTGTCCGACAGGTCAATAAGGGGCTTTCCATTAGAGTCCTCTAACATAAAGTAGATGTCCATACTGCTTCCGGGCCTGTCTGCGAAGGGCTTGGGCATGTACGTGGCAAAGTACTTGTAGAGCCTCGCTGTGTCCCTTATGACTTCCCTAGCTGTGATCAAAGAGTCTGCAGCTTCCAACGCTTCCTTTTTGGAGAAAGTTATCTCGTACTGCCCCGGTCCGTAGTGCTTGTTCACCATTTCCACTTGAATGCCCACAGCCTCTAAGTACTTTATTACGTCCCTCAGGAAGTTCTGCTCTTCCATTAGCCCCTCCGGCGAGAAGGCCTTAGCGTAATCAGCTGGGAACACGCCGTTCTC of the Candidatus Aramenus sp. CH1 genome contains:
- a CDS encoding alcohol dehydrogenase catalytic domain-containing protein, whose amino-acid sequence is MKASVFSGVGKPLTIKEVENPKPDGGVLLKVLATGLCHGDVHVIMGEWEGDIYVKEGRILGHEIVGEVVAGGKKVKRGDKVLVYNAFGCNTCKYCRAGYYQYCEKVKVLGVHEDGGFAEYVKVPDEDNLVKVEGNPVNLAPLADAGITAYHASEGIGSGEKVAILGTGAVSLLALQILKSFGAEVTVVGRNLAKLSKMKELGADEIIVTKGEYARDLSEKASTRKFDYVIDFIGSDLTLNELPWMLNRLGELRIVGEFGGTLKVPEQLLVLRGLRIRGILYGKKAHLFAVKEMYEKGKLKTFAVPYLLSEINQAIDDLISGRIVGRAVILPQM
- a CDS encoding glutamine synthetase family protein, translating into MSREDVIEALKSGRIDYVRVEFIDLLGNVRGRSLRRAEFEILMLKESGGVPYAESLVLLDYKDTPVKSRYEDVIAVPDPSTFIILPYLERTARVLSYLNNSDQTPYPLCSRGLLRRALQKLEELGFRLSVAFEPTFYLIRNENGVFPADYAKAFSPEGLMEEQNFLRDVIKYLEAVGIQVEMVNKHYGPGQYEITFSKKEALEAADSLITAREVIRDTARLYKYFATYMPKPFADRPGSSMDIYFMLEDSNGKPLIDLSDNKGIGLNKVVYNFIGGVLEHLGAIISFAAPTINSYKRFRELITPNLAGIGTERHFIIRVPSNFKDTGLLEFRLADPLANSYLLLSSIIFAGIDGIERNLDVDVNSVTAELPKDINDALNKLERDNYLKYSLGNEIVSSFVELKKREIESYNAYITPWELDAYLKAGW